In Solanum stenotomum isolate F172 chromosome 6, ASM1918654v1, whole genome shotgun sequence, one DNA window encodes the following:
- the LOC125866620 gene encoding uncharacterized protein LOC125866620 isoform X1, translating to MRSSMSPDNSSSAPSTSRSSPPSAASQNLNCKHSNVFHLLTRREVAPRTKRASRKFWGENTKCTLDSYGLKRGVGSDARQGLISWVEAESLQHLSAKYCSLLPPPRSTIAAAFSPDGRTLASTHGDHTVKIIDCQTGKCLKVMSGHRRTPWVVRFHPLYPEILASGSLDHEVRLWDAKTAECIGSRDFYRPIASIAFHAQGEVLAVASGHKLYIWHYNRRGEASSPAIILKTRRSLRAVHFHPHGAPFLLTAEVNDLDSSDSSITRATSPGNLQYPPPTVYLTDAHSTYQSASANELPIMSQPFLIWPSIARGDPRMPMQQSDTDVGSDSIQQRADTSSSVRLLTYSTPSGQYELLLSPIEQSASPTQEAHTSSSVRENETGNQPLVDPMETDGQPEERNNQFFPFSDPAYWELPFLQGWLIGRSQATRSELSGATINPSTYGELENPSSVPLVISSNSHPRSGRSGSRHRSSRSRVIPVAGAGDGAAPVNVMHDESDSQISIGRIQSEIATSLAAAAAAELPCTVKLRIWPYDIKVPCAALDAERCRLIIPHAVLCSEMGAHFSPCGRFLAACVACILPNLDSDPGFHGHLHHDTMAAATSPTRHPVAAHQVMYELRIYSLEEETFGSVLAARAIRAAHCLTSIQFSPTSEHLLLAYGRRHSSLLKSVVIDGDTTIPIYTILEVYRVSDMELVRVLPSTEDEVNVACFHPSVGGGLVYGTKEGKLRILQYDKSNSLGRTISCSPVENMLEVPTYALEG from the exons ATGAGATCATCTATGTCGCCGGACAATTCAAGCAGTGCTCCGTCGACGTCGAGGAGTTCTCCTCCTTCTGCGGCATCTCAAAATCTCAATTGTAAACACAG TAATGTCTTTCATCTGTTAACAAGGAGGGAGGTAGCTCCTCGAACTAAACGCGCTTCCAGAAAGTTTTGGGGTGAGAATACAAAATGTACTCTTGACTCCTATGGGTTGAAACGCGGAGTGGGAAGTGATGCTAGACAAGGACTAATATCGTG GGTAGAGGCAGAGTCGTTGCAACATTTATCAGCCAAGTATTGCTCACTGTTGCCTCCTCCAAGGTCTACCATTGCAGCAGCATTCAGTCCTGATGGGAGGACACTTGCTTCTACGCA TGGAGATCACACAGTGAAAATAATTGACTGTCAAACTGGGAAATGCTTAAAGGTTATGAGTGGACACCGCAGGACACCTTGGGTG GTTCGTTTCCATCCGTTGTACCCTGAAATACTTGCAAGTGGAAGTTTGGACCATGAAGTTCGGTTGTGGGATGCAAAAACTGCAGAGTGTATAGGATCGCGTGATTTTT ATCGTCCCATTGCATCCATTGCATTCCATGCCCAGGGGGAAGTTCTGGCTGTTGCTTCAGGCCACAAG CTTTACATATGGCACTATAACAGAAGAGGAGAGGCTTCTTCACCAGCAATCATACTGAAGACACGGCGTTCTCTTCGTGCTGTCCATTTCCACCCACATGGTGCCCCGTTTCTTTTAACAGCTGAG GTCAACGATCTGGACTCATCAGATTCCTCAATCACTCGTGCGACCTCTCCGGGTAACTTGCAGTATCCTCCTCCTACTGTGTATTTGACTGATGCTCATTCCACTTATCAATCTGCTTCAGCAAATGAACTGCCTATCATGTCTCAACCATTCCTGATCTGGCCGTCAATTGCAAGAGGTGATCCTAGAATGCCCATGCAGCAGAGTGATACAGATGTGGGATCTGATAGTATACAGCAGAGAGCAGACACTTCGTCATCTGTCCGTCTTCTTACATATTCAACTCCGTCCGGCCAGTATGAACTTTTATTGTCGCCTATTGAGCAAAGTGCATCTCCTACTCAAGAAGCTCATACTAGTTCTTCTGTCAGGGAAAACGAAACAGGTAATCAACCTTTAGTTGATCCCATGGAGACTGATGGGCAGCCAGAAGAGAGAAACAatcagtttttcccttttaGTGACCCGGCATACTGGGAATTGCCTTTTTTGCAAGGATGGTTGATTGGTCGAAGCCAAGCTACTCGTTCAGAGCTTAGTGGTGCTACCATCAATCCATCAACTTATGGTGAACTGGAAAATCCTTCTTCTGTTCCCTTGGTAATTTCAAGCAATAGTCATCCAAGGTCCGGAAGATCTGGTTCTCGGCACCGTTCTTCTCGCTCTCGGGTGATCCCTGTTGCTGGAGCTGGTGATGGCGCTGCTCCCGTTAATGTTATGCATGATGAGAGTGATTCACAAATTTCTATTGGTCGCATCCAGTCAGAGATAGCTACTTCACTTGCAGCAGCAGCGGCTGCTGAATTACCTTGCACTGTGAAACTCAGAATATGGCCTTATGATATTAAGGTTCCATGTGCAGCCCTTGATGCTGAAAGATGTCGCTTAATAATACCTCATGCCGTACTTTGCAG TGAAATGGGAGCCCATTTTTCACCATGTGGGAGATTTTTAGCAGCTTGTGTTGCATGTATTCTGCCGAACTTGGACTCTGATCCTGGTTTTCATGGTCATCTTCATCACGATACTATGGCAGCTGCGACTTCTCCAACCAGACATCCAGTTGCTGCCCACCAGGTTATGTATGAGCTACGGATATATTCCCTGGAGGAGGAAAC GTTTGGTTCCGTGCTTGCAGCTCGAGCAATTAGAGCTGCTCATTGTTTAACTTCAATTCAG TTTTCTCCAACTTCAGAGCATCTGTTACTTGCTTATGGGCGTCGCCATAGTTCACTACTGAAAAGTGTTGTGATTGATGGAGACACAACTATACCCATTTACACGATTCTTGAG GTCTATAGAGTTTCTGATATGGAACTTGTGAGAGTTCTTCCCAGCACGGAGGATGAGGTCAATGTCGCTTGTTTCCATCCTTCGGTTGGTGGTGGCCTTGTCTATGGAACCAAG GAAGGGAAGTTAAGGATTCTCCAATATGACAAGTCGAATAGCCTGGGTCGCACAATATCCTGTTCTCCTGTCGAGAACATGCTCGAG GTCCCAACATATGCTTTAGAAGGCTAG
- the LOC125866620 gene encoding uncharacterized protein LOC125866620 isoform X3 encodes MRSSMSPDNSSSAPSTSRSSPPSAASQNLNCKHSNVFHLLTRREVAPRTKRASRKFWGENTKCTLDSYGLKRGVGSDARQGLISWVEAESLQHLSAKYCSLLPPPRSTIAAAFSPDGRTLASTHGDHTVKIIDCQTGKCLKVMSGHRRTPWVVRFHPLYPEILASGSLDHEVRLWDAKTAECIGSRDFYRPIASIAFHAQGEVLAVASGHKLYIWHYNRRGEASSPAIILKTRRSLRAVHFHPHGAPFLLTAEVNDLDSSDSSITRATSPANELPIMSQPFLIWPSIARGDPRMPMQQSDTDVGSDSIQQRADTSSSVRLLTYSTPSGQENETGNQPLVDPMETDGQPEERNNQFFPFSDPAYWELPFLQGWLIGRSQATRSELSGATINPSTYGELENPSSVPLVISSNSHPRSGRSGSRHRSSRSRVIPVAGAGDGAAPVNVMHDESDSQISIGRIQSEIATSLAAAAAAELPCTVKLRIWPYDIKVPCAALDAERCRLIIPHAVLCSEMGAHFSPCGRFLAACVACILPNLDSDPGFHGHLHHDTMAAATSPTRHPVAAHQVMYELRIYSLEEETFGSVLAARAIRAAHCLTSIQFSPTSEHLLLAYGRRHSSLLKSVVIDGDTTIPIYTILEVYRVSDMELVRVLPSTEDEVNVACFHPSVGGGLVYGTKEGKLRILQYDKSNSLGRTISCSPVENMLEVPTYALEG; translated from the exons ATGAGATCATCTATGTCGCCGGACAATTCAAGCAGTGCTCCGTCGACGTCGAGGAGTTCTCCTCCTTCTGCGGCATCTCAAAATCTCAATTGTAAACACAG TAATGTCTTTCATCTGTTAACAAGGAGGGAGGTAGCTCCTCGAACTAAACGCGCTTCCAGAAAGTTTTGGGGTGAGAATACAAAATGTACTCTTGACTCCTATGGGTTGAAACGCGGAGTGGGAAGTGATGCTAGACAAGGACTAATATCGTG GGTAGAGGCAGAGTCGTTGCAACATTTATCAGCCAAGTATTGCTCACTGTTGCCTCCTCCAAGGTCTACCATTGCAGCAGCATTCAGTCCTGATGGGAGGACACTTGCTTCTACGCA TGGAGATCACACAGTGAAAATAATTGACTGTCAAACTGGGAAATGCTTAAAGGTTATGAGTGGACACCGCAGGACACCTTGGGTG GTTCGTTTCCATCCGTTGTACCCTGAAATACTTGCAAGTGGAAGTTTGGACCATGAAGTTCGGTTGTGGGATGCAAAAACTGCAGAGTGTATAGGATCGCGTGATTTTT ATCGTCCCATTGCATCCATTGCATTCCATGCCCAGGGGGAAGTTCTGGCTGTTGCTTCAGGCCACAAG CTTTACATATGGCACTATAACAGAAGAGGAGAGGCTTCTTCACCAGCAATCATACTGAAGACACGGCGTTCTCTTCGTGCTGTCCATTTCCACCCACATGGTGCCCCGTTTCTTTTAACAGCTGAG GTCAACGATCTGGACTCATCAGATTCCTCAATCACTCGTGCGACCTCTCCGG CAAATGAACTGCCTATCATGTCTCAACCATTCCTGATCTGGCCGTCAATTGCAAGAGGTGATCCTAGAATGCCCATGCAGCAGAGTGATACAGATGTGGGATCTGATAGTATACAGCAGAGAGCAGACACTTCGTCATCTGTCCGTCTTCTTACATATTCAACTCCGTCCGGCCA GGAAAACGAAACAGGTAATCAACCTTTAGTTGATCCCATGGAGACTGATGGGCAGCCAGAAGAGAGAAACAatcagtttttcccttttaGTGACCCGGCATACTGGGAATTGCCTTTTTTGCAAGGATGGTTGATTGGTCGAAGCCAAGCTACTCGTTCAGAGCTTAGTGGTGCTACCATCAATCCATCAACTTATGGTGAACTGGAAAATCCTTCTTCTGTTCCCTTGGTAATTTCAAGCAATAGTCATCCAAGGTCCGGAAGATCTGGTTCTCGGCACCGTTCTTCTCGCTCTCGGGTGATCCCTGTTGCTGGAGCTGGTGATGGCGCTGCTCCCGTTAATGTTATGCATGATGAGAGTGATTCACAAATTTCTATTGGTCGCATCCAGTCAGAGATAGCTACTTCACTTGCAGCAGCAGCGGCTGCTGAATTACCTTGCACTGTGAAACTCAGAATATGGCCTTATGATATTAAGGTTCCATGTGCAGCCCTTGATGCTGAAAGATGTCGCTTAATAATACCTCATGCCGTACTTTGCAG TGAAATGGGAGCCCATTTTTCACCATGTGGGAGATTTTTAGCAGCTTGTGTTGCATGTATTCTGCCGAACTTGGACTCTGATCCTGGTTTTCATGGTCATCTTCATCACGATACTATGGCAGCTGCGACTTCTCCAACCAGACATCCAGTTGCTGCCCACCAGGTTATGTATGAGCTACGGATATATTCCCTGGAGGAGGAAAC GTTTGGTTCCGTGCTTGCAGCTCGAGCAATTAGAGCTGCTCATTGTTTAACTTCAATTCAG TTTTCTCCAACTTCAGAGCATCTGTTACTTGCTTATGGGCGTCGCCATAGTTCACTACTGAAAAGTGTTGTGATTGATGGAGACACAACTATACCCATTTACACGATTCTTGAG GTCTATAGAGTTTCTGATATGGAACTTGTGAGAGTTCTTCCCAGCACGGAGGATGAGGTCAATGTCGCTTGTTTCCATCCTTCGGTTGGTGGTGGCCTTGTCTATGGAACCAAG GAAGGGAAGTTAAGGATTCTCCAATATGACAAGTCGAATAGCCTGGGTCGCACAATATCCTGTTCTCCTGTCGAGAACATGCTCGAG GTCCCAACATATGCTTTAGAAGGCTAG
- the LOC125866620 gene encoding uncharacterized protein LOC125866620 isoform X4: MSGHRRTPWVVRFHPLYPEILASGSLDHEVRLWDAKTAECIGSRDFYRPIASIAFHAQGEVLAVASGHKLYIWHYNRRGEASSPAIILKTRRSLRAVHFHPHGAPFLLTAEVNDLDSSDSSITRATSPGNLQYPPPTVYLTDAHSTYQSASANELPIMSQPFLIWPSIARGDPRMPMQQSDTDVGSDSIQQRADTSSSVRLLTYSTPSGQYELLLSPIEQSASPTQEAHTSSSVRENETGNQPLVDPMETDGQPEERNNQFFPFSDPAYWELPFLQGWLIGRSQATRSELSGATINPSTYGELENPSSVPLVISSNSHPRSGRSGSRHRSSRSRVIPVAGAGDGAAPVNVMHDESDSQISIGRIQSEIATSLAAAAAAELPCTVKLRIWPYDIKVPCAALDAERCRLIIPHAVLCSEMGAHFSPCGRFLAACVACILPNLDSDPGFHGHLHHDTMAAATSPTRHPVAAHQVMYELRIYSLEEETFGSVLAARAIRAAHCLTSIQFSPTSEHLLLAYGRRHSSLLKSVVIDGDTTIPIYTILEVYRVSDMELVRVLPSTEDEVNVACFHPSVGGGLVYGTKEGKLRILQYDKSNSLGRTISCSPVENMLEVPTYALEG, from the exons ATGAGTGGACACCGCAGGACACCTTGGGTG GTTCGTTTCCATCCGTTGTACCCTGAAATACTTGCAAGTGGAAGTTTGGACCATGAAGTTCGGTTGTGGGATGCAAAAACTGCAGAGTGTATAGGATCGCGTGATTTTT ATCGTCCCATTGCATCCATTGCATTCCATGCCCAGGGGGAAGTTCTGGCTGTTGCTTCAGGCCACAAG CTTTACATATGGCACTATAACAGAAGAGGAGAGGCTTCTTCACCAGCAATCATACTGAAGACACGGCGTTCTCTTCGTGCTGTCCATTTCCACCCACATGGTGCCCCGTTTCTTTTAACAGCTGAG GTCAACGATCTGGACTCATCAGATTCCTCAATCACTCGTGCGACCTCTCCGGGTAACTTGCAGTATCCTCCTCCTACTGTGTATTTGACTGATGCTCATTCCACTTATCAATCTGCTTCAGCAAATGAACTGCCTATCATGTCTCAACCATTCCTGATCTGGCCGTCAATTGCAAGAGGTGATCCTAGAATGCCCATGCAGCAGAGTGATACAGATGTGGGATCTGATAGTATACAGCAGAGAGCAGACACTTCGTCATCTGTCCGTCTTCTTACATATTCAACTCCGTCCGGCCAGTATGAACTTTTATTGTCGCCTATTGAGCAAAGTGCATCTCCTACTCAAGAAGCTCATACTAGTTCTTCTGTCAGGGAAAACGAAACAGGTAATCAACCTTTAGTTGATCCCATGGAGACTGATGGGCAGCCAGAAGAGAGAAACAatcagtttttcccttttaGTGACCCGGCATACTGGGAATTGCCTTTTTTGCAAGGATGGTTGATTGGTCGAAGCCAAGCTACTCGTTCAGAGCTTAGTGGTGCTACCATCAATCCATCAACTTATGGTGAACTGGAAAATCCTTCTTCTGTTCCCTTGGTAATTTCAAGCAATAGTCATCCAAGGTCCGGAAGATCTGGTTCTCGGCACCGTTCTTCTCGCTCTCGGGTGATCCCTGTTGCTGGAGCTGGTGATGGCGCTGCTCCCGTTAATGTTATGCATGATGAGAGTGATTCACAAATTTCTATTGGTCGCATCCAGTCAGAGATAGCTACTTCACTTGCAGCAGCAGCGGCTGCTGAATTACCTTGCACTGTGAAACTCAGAATATGGCCTTATGATATTAAGGTTCCATGTGCAGCCCTTGATGCTGAAAGATGTCGCTTAATAATACCTCATGCCGTACTTTGCAG TGAAATGGGAGCCCATTTTTCACCATGTGGGAGATTTTTAGCAGCTTGTGTTGCATGTATTCTGCCGAACTTGGACTCTGATCCTGGTTTTCATGGTCATCTTCATCACGATACTATGGCAGCTGCGACTTCTCCAACCAGACATCCAGTTGCTGCCCACCAGGTTATGTATGAGCTACGGATATATTCCCTGGAGGAGGAAAC GTTTGGTTCCGTGCTTGCAGCTCGAGCAATTAGAGCTGCTCATTGTTTAACTTCAATTCAG TTTTCTCCAACTTCAGAGCATCTGTTACTTGCTTATGGGCGTCGCCATAGTTCACTACTGAAAAGTGTTGTGATTGATGGAGACACAACTATACCCATTTACACGATTCTTGAG GTCTATAGAGTTTCTGATATGGAACTTGTGAGAGTTCTTCCCAGCACGGAGGATGAGGTCAATGTCGCTTGTTTCCATCCTTCGGTTGGTGGTGGCCTTGTCTATGGAACCAAG GAAGGGAAGTTAAGGATTCTCCAATATGACAAGTCGAATAGCCTGGGTCGCACAATATCCTGTTCTCCTGTCGAGAACATGCTCGAG GTCCCAACATATGCTTTAGAAGGCTAG
- the LOC125866620 gene encoding uncharacterized protein LOC125866620 isoform X2: MRSSMSPDNSSSAPSTSRSSPPSAASQNLNCKHSNVFHLLTRREVAPRTKRASRKFWGENTKCTLDSYGLKRGVGSDARQGLISWVEAESLQHLSAKYCSLLPPPRSTIAAAFSPDGRTLASTHGDHTVKIIDCQTGKCLKVMSGHRRTPWVVRFHPLYPEILASGSLDHEVRLWDAKTAECIGSRDFYRPIASIAFHAQGEVLAVASGHKLYIWHYNRRGEASSPAIILKTRRSLRAVHFHPHGAPFLLTAEVNDLDSSDSSITRATSPANELPIMSQPFLIWPSIARGDPRMPMQQSDTDVGSDSIQQRADTSSSVRLLTYSTPSGQYELLLSPIEQSASPTQEAHTSSSVRENETGNQPLVDPMETDGQPEERNNQFFPFSDPAYWELPFLQGWLIGRSQATRSELSGATINPSTYGELENPSSVPLVISSNSHPRSGRSGSRHRSSRSRVIPVAGAGDGAAPVNVMHDESDSQISIGRIQSEIATSLAAAAAAELPCTVKLRIWPYDIKVPCAALDAERCRLIIPHAVLCSEMGAHFSPCGRFLAACVACILPNLDSDPGFHGHLHHDTMAAATSPTRHPVAAHQVMYELRIYSLEEETFGSVLAARAIRAAHCLTSIQFSPTSEHLLLAYGRRHSSLLKSVVIDGDTTIPIYTILEVYRVSDMELVRVLPSTEDEVNVACFHPSVGGGLVYGTKEGKLRILQYDKSNSLGRTISCSPVENMLEVPTYALEG, encoded by the exons ATGAGATCATCTATGTCGCCGGACAATTCAAGCAGTGCTCCGTCGACGTCGAGGAGTTCTCCTCCTTCTGCGGCATCTCAAAATCTCAATTGTAAACACAG TAATGTCTTTCATCTGTTAACAAGGAGGGAGGTAGCTCCTCGAACTAAACGCGCTTCCAGAAAGTTTTGGGGTGAGAATACAAAATGTACTCTTGACTCCTATGGGTTGAAACGCGGAGTGGGAAGTGATGCTAGACAAGGACTAATATCGTG GGTAGAGGCAGAGTCGTTGCAACATTTATCAGCCAAGTATTGCTCACTGTTGCCTCCTCCAAGGTCTACCATTGCAGCAGCATTCAGTCCTGATGGGAGGACACTTGCTTCTACGCA TGGAGATCACACAGTGAAAATAATTGACTGTCAAACTGGGAAATGCTTAAAGGTTATGAGTGGACACCGCAGGACACCTTGGGTG GTTCGTTTCCATCCGTTGTACCCTGAAATACTTGCAAGTGGAAGTTTGGACCATGAAGTTCGGTTGTGGGATGCAAAAACTGCAGAGTGTATAGGATCGCGTGATTTTT ATCGTCCCATTGCATCCATTGCATTCCATGCCCAGGGGGAAGTTCTGGCTGTTGCTTCAGGCCACAAG CTTTACATATGGCACTATAACAGAAGAGGAGAGGCTTCTTCACCAGCAATCATACTGAAGACACGGCGTTCTCTTCGTGCTGTCCATTTCCACCCACATGGTGCCCCGTTTCTTTTAACAGCTGAG GTCAACGATCTGGACTCATCAGATTCCTCAATCACTCGTGCGACCTCTCCGG CAAATGAACTGCCTATCATGTCTCAACCATTCCTGATCTGGCCGTCAATTGCAAGAGGTGATCCTAGAATGCCCATGCAGCAGAGTGATACAGATGTGGGATCTGATAGTATACAGCAGAGAGCAGACACTTCGTCATCTGTCCGTCTTCTTACATATTCAACTCCGTCCGGCCAGTATGAACTTTTATTGTCGCCTATTGAGCAAAGTGCATCTCCTACTCAAGAAGCTCATACTAGTTCTTCTGTCAGGGAAAACGAAACAGGTAATCAACCTTTAGTTGATCCCATGGAGACTGATGGGCAGCCAGAAGAGAGAAACAatcagtttttcccttttaGTGACCCGGCATACTGGGAATTGCCTTTTTTGCAAGGATGGTTGATTGGTCGAAGCCAAGCTACTCGTTCAGAGCTTAGTGGTGCTACCATCAATCCATCAACTTATGGTGAACTGGAAAATCCTTCTTCTGTTCCCTTGGTAATTTCAAGCAATAGTCATCCAAGGTCCGGAAGATCTGGTTCTCGGCACCGTTCTTCTCGCTCTCGGGTGATCCCTGTTGCTGGAGCTGGTGATGGCGCTGCTCCCGTTAATGTTATGCATGATGAGAGTGATTCACAAATTTCTATTGGTCGCATCCAGTCAGAGATAGCTACTTCACTTGCAGCAGCAGCGGCTGCTGAATTACCTTGCACTGTGAAACTCAGAATATGGCCTTATGATATTAAGGTTCCATGTGCAGCCCTTGATGCTGAAAGATGTCGCTTAATAATACCTCATGCCGTACTTTGCAG TGAAATGGGAGCCCATTTTTCACCATGTGGGAGATTTTTAGCAGCTTGTGTTGCATGTATTCTGCCGAACTTGGACTCTGATCCTGGTTTTCATGGTCATCTTCATCACGATACTATGGCAGCTGCGACTTCTCCAACCAGACATCCAGTTGCTGCCCACCAGGTTATGTATGAGCTACGGATATATTCCCTGGAGGAGGAAAC GTTTGGTTCCGTGCTTGCAGCTCGAGCAATTAGAGCTGCTCATTGTTTAACTTCAATTCAG TTTTCTCCAACTTCAGAGCATCTGTTACTTGCTTATGGGCGTCGCCATAGTTCACTACTGAAAAGTGTTGTGATTGATGGAGACACAACTATACCCATTTACACGATTCTTGAG GTCTATAGAGTTTCTGATATGGAACTTGTGAGAGTTCTTCCCAGCACGGAGGATGAGGTCAATGTCGCTTGTTTCCATCCTTCGGTTGGTGGTGGCCTTGTCTATGGAACCAAG GAAGGGAAGTTAAGGATTCTCCAATATGACAAGTCGAATAGCCTGGGTCGCACAATATCCTGTTCTCCTGTCGAGAACATGCTCGAG GTCCCAACATATGCTTTAGAAGGCTAG